A segment of the Ipomoea triloba cultivar NCNSP0323 chromosome 1, ASM357664v1 genome:
AATCATTTCCTGTTAGTTACTCTTGATGGTCTTAGATGCTTCAAGGTTTATCATTTAAAGGGAATTGATGCATAGCAGTTCTGAATTGAAAACAATGTGCATAGAATCTATATATCTAACTATCTAAGAGTCTGCTCTTTGAGCTGtagaaataaagaaacaaatatcaATACATTTTCAACTCACAAAATAAACAAACTACTCAAAACATAAAATCTAAAacgtaataataatattgacaTTCTTCAGTTCTAATGTAGCATGGTTTCATTGTAGTTTCTCTTTTCTTGATGCTATGAGAATGCTATTAATTCCGTACTCTAGAAGCTCTTGATTCTATACACACCTATATGTCAAAAGCTTCAAAATAAAATGGGAAACAATTAACCAACCCACATCAGGGCTCAGGAAGCAGAGTATAATTACCATCTTGAGACTTGGGAGGCATAAGGATCTTTCTCTTGGTGTTGCTATCCTTTCTATTTCCTCTGCAACTATGAAGTCTCTTTTCTCTGTTAAGACCTGTTATGTATGGGGTCTGATCCTTTATGAACTGTTCTTTTGCTCGATTGATATGGATCGTGTTTCTTCTGTGTAGGCATTGGCTTCATGTGCGTGTTAAGGCCTGTTGCGACTTCTTGCTCTAACACTCGTGAATTCTTCATTGTCACCCTAACATCTTCTCCACTCAACCTCAGAAAATGATCTATATCTCTTATGGCAGAAACTCCCTCTTGGTGAACTGCTAATAATACTATAAAGATGAGAAGCATAAATGCATGACGTGTAGTAAAATTCATGGTTTTTGTGGATTTAAGAGGAACAGGGAGGAGGAACTTGCTTGCCTTAGAGCAAAGAAATACTAAAGCAGTTTCTGTGATTCTAAGGCAGTGTTTCTGTGATCCATAGCTGTAGATATAAGCTCTGTGACTTATAAGATTTGGTGGGGCAATAAAAAGTTTAAACCAGGGAGGGATGGAATCCCTAGGTTGGGTTTTAGATTCACCCAATGATTCCACTACTCTAAATTAAGAGTTACAGAATCCAAGTAGGATAATAAATGCCTTTGGAACACCATCCTTGAGAAGCTAAGCATCTTTTTCACTTGCTTTCCCTGCATCTCTATCATTTGCTCTGCTTTTGTCTTCTGAGCAAATACCACTTTAATGTCTTTGACTGCCAGCTAAGCTGCCACGCTACAAATCTTATGTGACTCATGTTATGGAATGTGGCAACTTATATCATGTACCCCAGTCTATTTGCAAGGTATGCTCCTGAATAGATATCATTGTAATTGTAGTTCTTTTCCTTGGGTTGTGACTTGTGAATAATCAACAAATGCTTGAAACAAAACTAATTTCATTGTGTTGAacataaatttacaattttgtgGAACATGATATACAGTTACAATGAACATCGTATTTAGAGGTATAAAGTATATACTAAGCATAGCAAGCCAGGTTGCTGGATGCATGGTTAGAATTTATGAAATGCAAAtgtgatattatattttgaaagcCTTGATTACAGGGTTTCTTAGTTGTTAAGGAATGAAAGGAAAGAAGAGGCCGAGGAGCTAAACTGCCAAGACTGGTACTGGGTAAGCAGTCATAAAAGCAAAATGTGATGAAAAAGGAATAGGGGAATATAAAATCCCCACCTAAAAAATCCAAACACTTGCTTTATACCTCCAAGAAATCATACTTTAGGATTGCAAGCTCTCTTCTCAATACAACAAAATAGCATTCCTGAGTTCTTGTGCTAAATGTGTTTCTTTATGCTTTTCCTTCTTTGCTCTTTAATATTGATAAATCATATGCTAGTTGGAACATACTAAAGTGCTTCTGATTCTTTATTCAAACTATGTTATGAGATTGTATGCAACCTCatctctctctatttctcttttgttgtttttttattaaaaaaaaattcaccatGATCCCCTTGTATCAAGTAGCCACATAACCCACATTTGGCCCCAACTAGGCAACTATATGGAATTGAGTGTTAGACTACATTTGGAGGGAGATCGCGTAATGCCGATTGTTCTATTAACAAAGTTCAAATCTTACTTAAAAGAGAATCAAGTTACTTCACTCGAATTACAAGTTGTTGGCTATATGCCTATACAGCCCCGTCTACTAAAGATATGCTATCCTACAGTTCATtatttttaagtaatattaTCTGTATTCTAAATTTACTCAATTATTTACTTGTTGAGTTGTTGCTGACCTGacatattttgattgatttaaaaaaagtaattcactattttcattatttttttctttctctaatAAAATTGGAACTTGCATTGTGAATTTTACTTTTTGGACGCACTTAATCATTTTCCCATTATTTTTAAGGTTTGTGGGTAGCCATGAActcctttttattttcttgctgTGAAAGTGACTTGTACAGTTGTACTGCATCAATCAAACAGTTCCCAAACGGCAAAAGCCAACAGGGAATTGAACCACAGAAAATGAACAAAAGCTCAATTAAGCCTTAAATCTTATTTTAATTGGTTTTATTTATGTAAAGCTTATATCTCTCCTTTGTACTAATATGTTAATTCCCAAAATTTGGAATACTCTCTCATGGATCATGGACAGAGaagaataaattaataattaataaaattagaaagATGTTAATTAGAGTTTGGTGGGACCTTGTAGTTTGCTTTCAGTCTTACATCCTAATTTAAGGCTggtacatatttatttatgtacAATTTTAGTACTGTGCATTGCTAAAGTAGGCTGTTTCCTGTCTACTTTGGAACAAATGTTAAAGATAAAGTGAAAGATTGTCTGGCAATATCTACATGTCTTCAGTTGGAATAGTGTTTAGCAGGTGGGTGATGGGTTTTCATGTTTTATAACAATCTTGTGTGTCATTATCAATGGGCCTCTTAGTGATCTTGGTGGGGCTCCTAATActtcaatttaattaaattgaacaTTGCTTTGAATCATTGCCAAAAAAGTAGAATTCTACCATTAAATGTCTATTTAGTAACCTCactataattttgaaaaattgccTAGTGTGCACTGTGATCTAAGAATATTACTCTTGCATATGCCTGCTAGATCTCCTAAGGATgaacaaaaggaaaagaagtAGAGAGTTGGAAATAAGCATAGATTTTGAGATTCTCGAATAGGGCAACCTTTTGAATTGTTATTGAATTTGTGGGTAGGCAAGACAACTTGGCAAACTGGAACATCTTAGTAGCTAGACGAAAAGAAAGCAAAAGTGATTCACGTAGTAGTGGCGAGTGAAATGGGAGCAGTCTAAACTATGAAAACGGGATTGTGGAATAGCAATACAAGCATCGTTTTGCTAAGCGAAGCAACTTGAATGTTGCATCCTGGTGAAAGTTTTAtaggcattttttttaatgtttgtaaTGTCAACAAAGaactttaaattaaaacaaagaaaaaaaaagttaatgtaTTACTCCTCTGATTAGAGAGGAAAAAACGATGTGAGATTGTCGtgtttattacatttgttatgTACACATTTTGTATACAGGGTAGCATTGTTGGCGTGGAAGGGTCATGTGAGTTTGGGCAGTGAAATTCATACATTGATACATAGTTTATTGTTTGATATGACATTTTCTTAACACATTAATATGTAATCATGTAATATATGTGATAAAAATGACAATATTGGGGGCAAGCCTAGCCAAGTGGATTAGGCTGTTGACTTCGTAGCCTTGTGGTTATCAATCAGTTATAGATAATTTAAGTTGTTTAACCTCATTGTGATCCTTTATTGGCTTGAGTTACAAAGTCAGATTTACCTTGTGCATATCCTCGGGGCAGTGATTGTTAGTTTTCAAATAATTTACGAGAAAGGACCACAAGAAAGCTTTAATGAAATGCTTTGATTTACGAGAATAGACCACAAGAAAGTTGTTCATAGCTAACtaactcaaactaaaaaagCTAATAGACAGTTCACACTTCACACGGGGAGTCAAGTGAAACTCAAGTAATAAAAGAGATCGATTTACAACAAACAGGCACAAACTGATAAGTGTGAACATATTGCAAGAACATATTCAATTCTTGCATCAATTGTGGTCAAATTTTATATGGCTGGAATGATCTTAAAGTAGACCAAGCAAGCATCTCCTTTAAACTTGGTTTTGGGGTGACATTCTCTTTGCATTGCCCCACTCTTTGTGTCTTTTCTCTTAGAtgcttttaacattttaaattagGTTTTCGAAGTTTGATGCttttaacattaaaattatGTTAGAATATGCATTTTCATCGATCGCCAGGAAGCAAAGAGTTTATAATCTATACCTTTCTTTAAAGAGGCATTTATATAAACCCGTGTAAATGTTTAGTATTGCATCAACAATTATCGAAGGAATAAAGGAGATATATTATGattagttaattattattttattatttaaagatgATTATATTCAGTGTAGTTTAGAGTGGTGTAGACTACTATAGGCTATAGCTTGTTCTTTTCTTGACATCAACACCAACTTATTATATAATTTGGATGTgaagcaaacaaaaaaattcTTTGATTTCAAAGTTTTATTAGTTAAagcattaaaaaataattagatcATAAATTCTCCTTAGACCCTCATGTCATCTCTTTTACGGATATGTATGTACACATTGCGAAAATTCTCACAAGCTCCATCTTTCTTATACCCACTCGTTTACGTTATAGACGTTCTTGAACTGCAGGCATTGCAGGTGCAGCTGATGCTATGGTGAACTGCATGCCGTTTCGTTGCGCTGATTGCACCACGAACGCAAACTGCGTCGCTGCCAGTGCTGCAGCCTCCTGCATAGTCGTTGCAAAAACACACGCATTACAAACTATACGTACAAGGGGTAAATCAATCTAAGTTGTTCATAGTTGAcaaactcaaatcaagaaggccaataggctcATGCTGAGATtagaacttgtaaccttgtggttaccaagtcaattgACCAATTGGGCTTGGCTGGGATTGCCCCAGGCATGCTTACGGACTCAAATctagaaggccaataggccactCATGCtgagagttgaacttgtaatcttgtggttaccaaaatcaactgaccaacttggctggatAGCCCCGCGCATGCTAACGGGCTTAAACCAAGAATGCTAATAAGCCGCTTCTGCtgagagttgaacttgtaaccttgtggttatcaaatcAACTAACCAACATGGCTGGGAATGCCCCACGAATTTATGTGTTATGAGGAAGGGTGAAGTAGTAGATTGGCGCGAAAAGATGGCAGACTATAATGGTGGTTTGAAGAAGTTGGAAACATAATGCTAACCTCTCTTTGTCTTCGCTGCTGCAAAATGCTGATTGCCCAGACCATGATGTAGCATGGCAAAAGAAAGCCCACCACCCTTAGCAAGAAAAGCTGCAGAATGCCAACTGGTTAGGAGTCGTGATTAATTATTGCGTAGATGAAGGGAATGCTGTCGATTTGAGTTGAACTTACAGAGAACATAGCAGATGGATCTTCCTCTTCGCCACCTTCACCGTCTGTAACGCTCATAGCATGACGCAATAGCAGAAGAGCCATTAGCTGCCATTTGTTTCAACATGTAAAGCATTAGCGGGAATATAAGTATACTAGTTGTGTAGTTTGatttatagaataataataataataataatgagcaGTTCTCTAAGATATCAATCCACCACTCAGgttgaagaaaaggaaaaatggagaatgaaTTTGCTAGAGCTCACAATCAGTGCAACAGAGCGGCAGAATGCAGCACCACTTGCACTTGTCGCGTGATAATCATCATATTCAGCTTCCAATATTTGGCGCTCAGCCTCCGCAAGTGCCAAAAAGCGAGGGTCATGCAAATCCAGAGGCACACCAGAAATCTGCCATCCTCCCCTGATTCAATGGAGGAAAAAGAATGGCTTTAAAATTGCAAAGTGAGAATTTTGGCAATCTTTGTGTTGGCATTGAGGAAAGTAGTAATAACAGTTCAGGTAAGTAAAGTGACATCAAGAAGCCAACCAGACAATAATACACATTCAACTAAATTGAACTATTAAATGCCTACTTAATTAGTTTCTCCTCCgactggaaaataaaaaataaaaaaatcttacCCAATATCAATGATAGTGTCTTCTGGTGGAGATCGAGGAGGGGCAGTATAACCGGGCTGGTAAGGCTGCATACTCAGAGAGGTATAATTAGCATCACATTATGAAGGCCTCATGGAAGGAAACAGAAGAATCAATGAAAACTAGAATGACCAAATTTTGGACCAAACATTGATTCTAAAGAACTGTACATTATGTGCCTGATGTTAGAATTTTGTTCATCATGTTCCACCCATACCAAAATGTAAACTCGCGTTTAATACACCATTTTGAAAAAGTTTATCCTAAACATAGAAACAATTTCCAAAAGTCCTTTGATAGAGAAGCCAGTAAACCTTCCCCACCTGATTTcaaaaatttaatcttttacAGGTTTATCTAATGCGAAAACTGATTTCTTAGCCTCATAAAACACAAGACCACAGCAAAAATAATCAAGATATTGGCATGTACCTGATGGCATATCTCGCAAATAGTGTCCCCTTTCTCATTGCACCAATGTTGTACACATTTTCTGTGAGCATACTGCAGTAGAAATTTTCCCAGTAAGTCATTTCATCCAGCAtgaaattgaaggaagaaaaagGGGAGGGACAATAATAAGCGGTCTAATAGAAAATCATAAATGCAGCAACAAATTGGAGTAATGAGTACTAATCCACAACGAATGTATAACTAAATGGTGGATAAGCCATTGAACAATCAGAGACTTCCTGGACTGCATTTATATACAAACATGATCCATTAAAACAGAAGAATAACTTCCTATAAACAGATAACTGGTCGATGAGTCACTGTGATTTATCCCTCCCTCCCTCCACAATGCTGGGAATTTCACCTTTTGTGGGCAAGATAATTTCAAAATACAATATAGTACCCATCATTTGGCCATCTGAGGCATCCTAGACAAGACAAAATCATGATGataacaaaattgaaaatttgccACAACTGCAGCAACCTTGTTTAGTAGGAAAATCATGAATCTCTTTGCACAACAATCGCTGCGATCTTAACAAAATCTCAAAGCCATCACACACATATAACATATTCTTGTCTAAATTGTCAGATTACAACAATTAAGCATTAGAAAAGGTTCAGCATACCTTGAGGCTGCCACTGCAAGAACATGGAATTTCCAAATTGTTGATAGACTCCTCCTCCTGGCAGATGCGACATTCGGCAATTCCAATCAGAGGAGCCCCCTCATCTTCCATCATCTCATCCTCTTCCTTATCGCTTGAGGAAGAAGAGGGCCCCACCATTTCTGCCCTATTTTCATAGAGATTGGCCTCCTGAACTGGCTGGATAGACCTTGCTTCATCTGGCTTTACAATCCGATCAACGTACACCAACAAATGCTCGCCCATTTCGCTAATGTATCCAATAACAACAATACCCACGTACAATGACAGGACAAATCCCTCAAAACCAGAACGAAAAAAAATACCCAAATCTTTGGTTTTCGTTCAGATTcgtaaattcaattaaaaaaaagttttaaaaaaattaaaaaagattcgATTTCCcccaatatatatgtatatatttaacagcttccttccttccttcaatccagaaagaaaagagaaagaagaagagaattaaTGCGTATATATTGGGTTAGCAATATGATGTGAAAATCCACCGATCAGGCCGGTGCAGCGTGATCAGGGAAATTCAGAAACGGGAATTGGGAGTTCAATCCAAATTAAACTGGAATCTGGACAGAAAAACCGAGAAACGAAAATGTACCTGAAAAACAGGGGATTGGGAAGCTTTAATGGAATGAAATCGCGAATTTGATGCAACGCCAAGGAAAATAAGTTAATCCCTAATGAGTAATTAACCATCATAATTCACGGTTCCGCTCTCCATTTTTGCCATTCCCATTCTCCGTCTTCCTCGTTAATTTTGCTTCAAGCATTCAAGCTCATTGGTCATCGCTGTGAAACGTGGATATGCGTTTACATTAACAACATTTATTAGGCTGCAATCAAATATGTTAACAActtcattttaattaaacataTTGTTAGCactgaaaatttaaatgatGTTATTGTGCCGTTACAGATAATTGGTCATTAAATTAATtgctataattaattaaattaggttaatatttatttaattgggttgattAAATAGCCCAACAAATAATTGGttggtctaattaattaatttaaggtAATTATTGTTGAACTGCTGGTCCAAGTTGaaggaatatatttaattgagttggacTAGATTATTAAATCAATTGGGCTGCTCATATTGATggctttgacttggtttggcctatcaaaaatatatgtggactgcataattttgaagaaattgTGGATATCATAAATTAGTtcgaaaatataaaatcatgaatCTGGACATAATGGTATCCCGATACATtctcatatttaattcaaataattaaattaaattgagaaTTATCCACATGGATAgggttgttagattttctctacacacccaccactataaatagtggtttcATTTTCAAGGAAATGGAGCTCTGAATATTTGCATACCGAAGCTTTGTCGAAATCTCGCCAGAATATTGTCTGGAACacgcttgcaatttatttacaCCAAGTAATACTTCCAGTTCGCATATTTCGAACTTGGCATACTTCCGGTTGGCATATTTCCAACTCGGCACCCTTcaagttggcatacttccaactcagtacacttccagttcaacatacttcTAACTCGGCATACTCCTAGTTGGtatacttccaactcggcataCTCCTAGTTGGTATACTTCCAACTCCGCAcccttccagttggcatactttcaactcggcatacttccagttggcatactccAACTCCGCACCCTTCCAATTCAGCATATTATGAACTCGGTACTCTTTCAGTTGGCATAATTCCAACTCAGCACACCTCCAATTCGGCATACTCCGAATTCAGTGCACTTCCaatcggcatacttccagttcagcatattCTGAACTAGGCATACTTCCGGTCAgcatacttctagtagagaataagaggacttctatacagagattgtaccccTTTTTTGTTTGATACATATACTTTATTGTAACCGAtacactttgaattttgaatatatacaattcaaatatttcgTGTTTACACatatacttctatatatatatgtgtatatatatatatatatatatatatatgatacacatattttatacttttattttatgtacattTAAGAGTTTTTTGTTGGGATTAGAAGTGTATAAATAGCAGTGAGTTCTTGTTGTTGAGGAATCAGACTAGCTGtgcataatttgataatttttccagtttacaagtttttatttttctgttaaaattttctgGTTCATGGCCCTGCAAGGCTAATTCTCTAAACTTGGTCAAGATTACATGAACCCTGGATCAATTTGTACTGTGGGattgaattaattctttatattgaatttatcttcatttgagtaattgatatttttctgtgtttttattttatatgattgTTCCAGTTAATTGCTAGGATGTCTACTAGTTTAATTACTTGAACAGTTTATTGCTAGATTAGTTAACGATTCGTTCAATTGGTTTTCTAATCTGTGTAGCAACTGGGATTTATTAATATGGCATTAGTATTAATTTAGTCCTAGGTggaatattaatatgaattaaacATAGCCgcatgtgtttatgttattcagtttcgttgattttctcattttaatgctgctatcaagttaaatataagtgctt
Coding sequences within it:
- the LOC116019687 gene encoding uncharacterized protein LOC116019687 isoform X1, translating into MMVNYSLGINLFSLALHQIRDFIPLKLPNPLFFSEMGEHLLVYVDRIVKPDEARSIQPVQEANLYENRAEMVGPSSSSSDKEEDEMMEDEGAPLIGIAECRICQEEESINNLEIPCSCSGSLKYAHRKCVQHWCNEKGDTICEICHQPYQPGYTAPPRSPPEDTIIDIGGGWQISGVPLDLHDPRFLALAEAERQILEAEYDDYHATSASGAAFCRSVALILMALLLLRHAMSVTDGEGGEEEDPSAMFSLFLLRVVGFLLPCYIMVWAISILQQRRQREEAAALAATQFAFVVQSAQRNGMQFTIASAAPAMPAVQERL
- the LOC116019687 gene encoding uncharacterized protein LOC116019687 isoform X2; this translates as MGEHLLVYVDRIVKPDEARSIQPVQEANLYENRAEMVGPSSSSSDKEEDEMMEDEGAPLIGIAECRICQEEESINNLEIPCSCSGSLKYAHRKCVQHWCNEKGDTICEICHQPYQPGYTAPPRSPPEDTIIDIGGGWQISGVPLDLHDPRFLALAEAERQILEAEYDDYHATSASGAAFCRSVALILMALLLLRHAMSVTDGEGGEEEDPSAMFSLFLLRVVGFLLPCYIMVWAISILQQRRQREEAAALAATQFAFVVQSAQRNGMQFTIASAAPAMPAVQERL